From one Lysinibacillus sp. G4S2 genomic stretch:
- a CDS encoding ABC transporter substrate-binding protein yields MKQLIQATIAILVVSALLFYAADALSASGGKSGKNTLTIFNWGEYIDPDLLKQFEKETGIHVIYETFDSNEAMMTKIKQGGTAYDIAIPSEYMIEKMKEENLLIPLDKTKIPNLKNIDPYFLDLPFDENNKYSVPYFWGTVGIVYNPKLVGDLDFSSWEDLWDPSLKRKVFLVDGAREVIGMGLNNLGYSLNSLNDHELREATDKLITLAPNVKAILGDEITPLMINNEAAVALTWSGQAADMLSENEELDFAVPKEGSNLWFDNMVIPKTSKNIDGAHAFINFMLKAESGAKNADFVGYSTPNIAAMKLMDKAVVSDERFYPTEEQRKKLEVYKNLGPDYLGKYNELFLEFKMSIR; encoded by the coding sequence ATGAAGCAATTAATTCAAGCTACCATCGCTATACTTGTCGTTTCCGCCCTTTTGTTCTATGCTGCTGATGCTTTGAGTGCTAGTGGTGGGAAAAGTGGAAAAAATACGTTAACGATTTTTAACTGGGGAGAATATATCGATCCTGATTTGCTGAAGCAATTTGAAAAAGAAACAGGCATTCATGTCATATACGAGACGTTTGATTCCAATGAAGCGATGATGACAAAAATTAAACAAGGTGGTACAGCTTACGATATTGCCATACCTTCTGAATATATGATTGAAAAAATGAAGGAAGAAAACTTACTTATTCCTTTAGATAAAACAAAAATCCCTAACTTAAAAAATATCGATCCTTATTTTTTAGATTTACCATTTGATGAGAACAATAAATATTCTGTTCCATATTTCTGGGGAACAGTCGGCATTGTCTATAATCCAAAGCTCGTTGGAGATTTAGACTTCTCCTCTTGGGAGGACTTATGGGACCCTTCATTAAAACGTAAAGTCTTTTTAGTAGACGGGGCACGTGAGGTAATCGGTATGGGCTTAAACAATCTTGGCTACTCACTGAACTCTTTAAATGACCATGAGCTACGTGAAGCTACTGATAAACTAATTACATTGGCACCAAATGTCAAAGCTATTCTCGGGGATGAAATTACGCCGCTGATGATTAATAATGAAGCAGCTGTGGCACTCACTTGGTCTGGGCAAGCAGCTGACATGTTATCAGAAAATGAGGAGCTAGACTTTGCTGTACCAAAGGAAGGCTCGAACTTATGGTTTGATAATATGGTCATTCCGAAAACTTCAAAAAATATAGATGGTGCCCATGCCTTCATTAATTTTATGCTGAAAGCAGAATCAGGTGCTAAAAATGCTGATTTCGTAGGGTACTCTACTCCAAATATTGCAGCAATGAAATTAATGGATAAGGCAGTTGTATCTGATGAGCGCTTCTATCCCACTGAAGAACAGCGCAAAAAATTAGAAGTTTATAAAAACCTAGGCCCTGATTATTTAGGCAAATACAATGAGCTGTTTTTAGAATTTAAAATGAGTATTCGATAA
- a CDS encoding ABC transporter permease, whose translation MKKLSASARVYLAIVFIVLYAPIFYLIFYSFNSGGSMNNFESFTLEHYKAVFEDSRLLVILINTVIVALLSALISTIIGTLGAIGIVTVKNSKMRNTLLSLNNVLIVSPDVIIGASFLILFTMIGVKLGFASVLLAHVAFSVPIVVLMVLPKLLEMNKSLIDAALDLGATKKDVMMRVILPYIQPGIFAGFFLALTYSLDDFAVTFFVTGNGFSTLSVEIYSMARAGISLTVNAISGLVFLVTVIVVIGYYFITSRVSKRTEGQQ comes from the coding sequence ATGAAAAAACTTTCTGCATCAGCAAGAGTGTATTTAGCGATAGTTTTTATCGTCTTGTATGCACCTATCTTCTATTTAATCTTTTATTCGTTCAATAGTGGCGGATCAATGAATAATTTTGAGTCCTTCACGTTAGAACATTATAAAGCTGTCTTTGAGGATTCACGTCTACTCGTTATTCTAATTAACACAGTTATCGTAGCATTACTTTCGGCATTGATTTCTACAATCATCGGAACGCTAGGAGCCATTGGCATTGTCACTGTTAAAAATTCAAAAATGCGCAATACACTACTTTCTTTAAACAATGTGTTAATTGTTAGCCCAGACGTTATTATTGGTGCAAGCTTTTTAATTTTATTTACGATGATTGGCGTTAAACTAGGTTTTGCTTCTGTGTTATTAGCACATGTAGCATTCAGTGTCCCAATTGTTGTACTGATGGTCTTACCGAAACTGTTAGAAATGAATAAATCATTAATCGACGCTGCATTAGATTTAGGAGCTACGAAAAAAGATGTGATGATGCGTGTTATTTTACCGTATATTCAGCCCGGTATTTTTGCAGGGTTCTTTCTTGCCTTAACGTATTCTCTAGATGATTTCGCGGTAACGTTTTTCGTGACAGGTAATGGCTTCAGTACATTATCTGTTGAAATTTACTCTATGGCACGTGCCGGTATTTCCTTAACAGTTAATGCAATTTCTGGTTTAGTATTCCTTGTTACGGTTATCGTCGTAATTGGCTATTATTTCATCACAAGCCGCGTTAGTAAAAGAACGGAGGGACAACAATGA